The Thermococcus sp. genome includes a window with the following:
- a CDS encoding transcriptional regulator → MMTRRQRIIKLLEERDYSPGELALALELRGRGAKKVIVEDLKAIQRTLKREGKVLLIKPAQCRKCGFVFRPEIHLPSRCPRCKSEWIEEPRFKIEAK, encoded by the coding sequence GCAGCGCATAATAAAGCTTTTGGAGGAGAGGGATTACTCGCCGGGAGAACTTGCGTTAGCCCTCGAACTGAGGGGCAGGGGGGCGAAGAAGGTCATAGTCGAGGATCTGAAGGCCATCCAGAGAACCCTAAAGCGTGAGGGAAAGGTGCTCCTCATAAAACCCGCCCAGTGCAGGAAGTGCGGATTCGTTTTCAGGCCTGAAATCCACCTTCCCTCCCGCTGTCCAAGGTGCAAGTCGGAATGGATAGAGGAGCCAAGGTTTAAGATTGAGGCCAAGTAG
- the gatD gene encoding Glu-tRNA(Gln) amidotransferase subunit GatD translates to MRKVERFIKDKNLEVGDYVRIIEKENGNTSVYEGIVMNPYELSSGETLTLKLDNGYNIGILVDQIVSVEIIEKAAPKEELQFEEVFPKRPGLPSVAIIGTGGTIASRIDYKTGAVHAAFTAEELAKAVPEIFDIANITPKLLFNIMSEDMRPEYWVKIAHEVAGMLNNGEDGVVIAHGTDTMAYTASALSFMLRDLGKPVILVGSQRSSDRPSSDAAMNLICSVRMATADFGEVAIVMHGETGDTYCLAHRGTKARKMHTSRRDAFRSINDIPLAKVWPGGKIEFLRNDYRRRTESEVWVDDEMEERVALVKAFPGIQPEVIDFFVDKGYKGIVIEGTGLGHVPTYLIDSINRATEDGLTVCMTSQCLYGRVNLNVYSTGRRLLKAGVIPCEDMLPETAYVKLMWVLGHTDDPKEVREMMLTNYAGEITPYTRFDTFLR, encoded by the coding sequence ATGCGCAAAGTTGAGAGGTTTATTAAGGATAAGAATCTAGAAGTCGGGGATTACGTCCGGATAATCGAAAAGGAGAACGGAAACACGAGTGTCTATGAGGGTATCGTCATGAACCCCTACGAGCTCTCCAGCGGCGAAACCCTCACGCTGAAGCTCGACAATGGGTACAACATCGGAATACTCGTTGACCAGATAGTGTCGGTTGAAATCATTGAGAAGGCTGCCCCTAAGGAAGAGCTCCAGTTCGAGGAGGTCTTCCCCAAGAGGCCAGGACTCCCCAGCGTTGCAATAATAGGAACGGGTGGAACTATAGCAAGCAGGATTGACTACAAGACCGGTGCCGTCCATGCGGCCTTCACAGCTGAGGAGCTCGCCAAAGCCGTCCCGGAGATATTTGACATAGCAAACATAACGCCAAAGCTACTCTTCAACATAATGAGCGAGGACATGCGCCCGGAGTACTGGGTCAAGATAGCCCACGAGGTCGCCGGAATGCTGAACAACGGTGAAGACGGCGTAGTCATCGCCCACGGGACTGACACGATGGCCTACACCGCCTCGGCGCTCAGCTTCATGCTCCGCGACCTGGGCAAGCCGGTTATTCTAGTCGGCTCCCAGAGGAGTTCCGACAGGCCGAGCAGCGATGCTGCCATGAACCTGATATGCTCGGTGAGGATGGCCACTGCCGACTTCGGAGAGGTCGCTATCGTCATGCATGGCGAGACCGGTGACACCTACTGCCTGGCCCACCGTGGAACCAAGGCCAGAAAGATGCATACGAGCAGGCGTGATGCCTTCCGGAGCATAAACGATATTCCCCTCGCGAAGGTATGGCCGGGAGGTAAAATCGAATTCCTCAGGAACGACTACAGGAGGAGAACCGAGAGCGAGGTCTGGGTGGACGACGAGATGGAGGAGCGCGTAGCCCTCGTCAAAGCGTTTCCGGGAATTCAGCCGGAGGTCATAGACTTCTTCGTCGACAAGGGCTACAAGGGAATCGTCATCGAGGGTACCGGACTGGGTCACGTCCCAACGTACCTCATAGACTCGATAAACCGCGCCACAGAGGATGGCCTTACCGTCTGCATGACCAGCCAGTGCCTCTACGGCAGGGTGAACCTCAACGTCTACTCCACCGGCAGGAGGCTCCTTAAGGCAGGCGTCATACCATGCGAGGACATGCTCCCTGAGACAGCGTACGTCAAGCTCATGTGGGTTCTCGGTCACACTGACGACCCGAAGGAAGTCCGCGAAATGATGCTGACCAACTATGCCGGCGAGATAACGCCCTACACCAGGTTTGACACTTTCCTGAGGTGA
- the gatE gene encoding Glu-tRNA(Gln) amidotransferase subunit GatE, with amino-acid sequence MMMAYDYEKLGLKVGLEIHRQLDTKKLFSPVPSEFRDEVDFTFQRRLRPTISELGEVDPAALEEFKKGRTYIYEGNYELTDLVYMDEEPPHMPDEEALKVSLQISYLLNATPVDEVHFMRKIVIDGSNVSGFQRTAIIAMNGRVDTPWGSVGIPTICLEEDACRIVERRGKEVVYRLDRLGIPLVEIATTPDIHHPEQAKVVAKYIGDALRATRKVKRGLGTIRQDLNVSIKGGARVEIKGVQELDMIPVIIEREIERQLNLIEIRDELKRRGVTPEDITEEFHDVTDIFENTGSKIIARTIERGGKVLAIKLPKFRGLIGREIQPGRRLGTEMADRAKKYVKGIFHIDELPNYGITEEEVRRIVERLGLGEDDAFVLVAAEEETAKNALREVLQRAREAIEGVPEETRRALPDGNTQYMRPLPGKARMYPETDIPPILITDEMKEEILANLPELPQERVERYVREYRIDRSLAETLVNDERDELFEELIQKGVKPSLAASILVVVLKGLKKEVPIENIRDEHIREAFDLYLSGKIAKEAFEDIFKELAKSPEKTAKQVAEEKGLTLLSEEEVERIIDEVIQANIEVIKAKGMGAMGMIMGRVMAKLRGRADGKLVSSLVRKKIQEATS; translated from the coding sequence ATGATGATGGCGTACGATTACGAGAAGCTCGGTCTCAAGGTTGGCCTTGAAATCCACAGACAGCTGGATACAAAAAAGCTGTTTTCACCCGTCCCGAGTGAGTTCAGAGACGAGGTTGACTTCACCTTCCAGCGCAGACTCAGGCCGACCATAAGTGAGCTCGGTGAGGTTGACCCGGCAGCGCTTGAGGAATTCAAGAAGGGGAGGACGTACATCTACGAGGGCAACTACGAGCTTACGGATCTCGTTTATATGGACGAAGAACCTCCCCACATGCCGGACGAAGAGGCGCTGAAGGTCTCACTCCAGATAAGCTACCTCCTCAACGCCACCCCCGTTGACGAGGTTCACTTCATGCGCAAGATAGTCATCGATGGCTCAAACGTCTCCGGCTTCCAGAGAACGGCGATAATAGCCATGAACGGAAGAGTTGATACGCCATGGGGAAGCGTCGGCATTCCAACGATCTGCCTGGAGGAGGACGCGTGCCGTATCGTCGAGAGGCGGGGTAAAGAGGTGGTGTACCGTCTCGACCGCCTTGGAATCCCGCTCGTTGAGATAGCAACGACGCCGGACATACACCACCCGGAACAGGCGAAGGTCGTCGCCAAGTACATAGGCGATGCGCTGAGGGCAACGAGGAAGGTCAAGCGCGGCCTTGGAACCATCAGGCAGGACCTGAACGTCTCCATCAAGGGTGGTGCAAGGGTTGAAATCAAGGGCGTGCAGGAGCTGGACATGATTCCGGTCATAATCGAGCGCGAGATCGAGAGACAGCTCAACCTGATCGAGATCAGGGACGAGCTCAAAAGGAGAGGGGTCACTCCGGAGGACATAACGGAAGAGTTCCACGACGTCACGGACATATTCGAAAACACAGGATCGAAGATAATAGCGAGAACCATAGAGAGGGGCGGAAAGGTTCTGGCGATAAAGCTCCCCAAGTTCCGCGGCCTGATCGGAAGGGAGATACAGCCTGGAAGGAGGCTCGGCACGGAAATGGCAGACAGGGCCAAGAAGTACGTGAAGGGCATATTCCACATCGACGAACTTCCGAACTATGGAATTACCGAAGAGGAGGTCAGGAGAATCGTCGAGAGGCTCGGCCTGGGAGAAGACGACGCCTTCGTTCTCGTTGCCGCCGAGGAGGAGACCGCAAAAAACGCCCTCCGCGAGGTACTTCAGCGGGCAAGGGAAGCCATAGAGGGCGTTCCCGAAGAGACCAGGAGAGCCCTGCCGGACGGAAACACCCAGTACATGCGCCCATTACCCGGAAAGGCGAGGATGTACCCCGAGACGGACATACCCCCGATACTGATAACGGACGAGATGAAGGAGGAGATACTGGCGAATCTGCCCGAGCTCCCGCAGGAGCGCGTTGAACGCTACGTGAGGGAGTACAGGATAGACAGGAGCCTTGCGGAAACCCTCGTCAACGACGAGCGTGACGAGCTCTTTGAGGAGCTCATACAGAAAGGCGTCAAACCGTCTTTAGCCGCTTCAATACTCGTGGTGGTTCTCAAGGGCCTCAAGAAGGAGGTACCTATAGAGAACATCAGGGACGAGCACATCAGGGAGGCCTTTGACCTCTATCTGAGCGGAAAGATCGCCAAGGAGGCCTTCGAGGACATATTCAAGGAGCTGGCGAAGAGCCCCGAGAAGACCGCAAAGCAAGTCGCTGAAGAGAAGGGTCTGACGCTCCTCAGCGAGGAAGAGGTTGAGAGGATAATCGACGAGGTCATTCAGGCGAACATTGAGGTCATCAAGGCCAAGGGGATGGGTGCGATGGGCATGATCATGGGCAGGGTGATGGCGAAGCTCCGCGGAAGGGCGGACGGAAAGCTCGTCAGCTCGCTCGTGAGGAAAAAGATTCAGGAGGCCACCTCCTGA
- the hmgA gene encoding hydroxymethylglutaryl-CoA reductase (NADPH): MNVEELVDKVASGEIKLHQVEKYTDGDKKLATEIRRRALEKKLGVSLENIGYYSIDPEKVIGKNIENMIGVVQIPMGIAGPLRINGEYAKGEFYIPLATTEGALVASVNRGCSALTAAGGVKTTIIGDKMTRAPLLKCPDARRAREVAEWVKANIDYLQEKAVSKVTRHGKLRDVKPYIVGNNLYLRFEFETGDAMGMNMVTISSEEIMKVIEEEFPDVKYLALSGNLCVDKKPNAMNFINGRGKTVIAEATIPREIVEKKLKTTPELIAEVNYRKNLVGSAQAGSYGFNAHFANIVGAIFLATGQDEAQITEGSHGITLAEVTPEGDLYISVTMPSLEIGTVGGGTRVPTQREALSIMGVAGGGDPPGTNAKKFAEIIAGAVLAGELSLLAAIAAKHLAKAHAELGR, encoded by the coding sequence ATGAACGTGGAAGAGCTTGTGGATAAGGTAGCCAGTGGAGAGATAAAGCTCCACCAGGTTGAAAAATACACAGACGGCGATAAAAAACTAGCCACCGAAATAAGGAGAAGGGCGCTCGAAAAGAAGCTCGGCGTCAGCCTTGAGAACATAGGGTACTACTCGATAGACCCTGAGAAGGTTATAGGCAAGAACATCGAGAACATGATAGGCGTCGTCCAGATACCGATGGGCATTGCGGGGCCGCTCAGGATTAACGGCGAGTATGCAAAGGGCGAATTCTACATTCCGCTCGCCACAACGGAGGGAGCGCTCGTTGCAAGCGTCAACCGCGGCTGTTCGGCGCTCACCGCCGCGGGAGGCGTCAAGACGACCATAATAGGTGACAAGATGACCCGTGCGCCTCTCCTCAAGTGCCCCGACGCAAGAAGGGCCAGAGAGGTTGCCGAGTGGGTTAAGGCCAACATCGACTACCTCCAGGAGAAAGCCGTTAGCAAGGTCACCAGACACGGGAAGCTGCGCGACGTTAAGCCCTACATCGTTGGCAACAACCTCTACCTCCGCTTCGAGTTCGAGACCGGCGATGCGATGGGCATGAACATGGTGACGATATCGAGTGAGGAGATAATGAAGGTCATCGAGGAGGAGTTCCCTGACGTGAAGTATCTCGCCCTCTCAGGCAACCTCTGCGTCGACAAGAAGCCCAACGCTATGAACTTCATCAACGGCCGCGGAAAGACGGTTATAGCAGAGGCCACTATCCCGAGGGAGATAGTTGAGAAGAAGCTTAAGACCACGCCGGAGCTCATAGCCGAAGTCAACTACAGGAAGAACCTCGTCGGCTCGGCTCAGGCCGGGAGCTACGGCTTCAACGCCCACTTTGCCAACATAGTCGGGGCGATATTCCTCGCCACCGGCCAGGACGAGGCGCAGATCACCGAGGGCTCCCACGGAATAACCCTGGCTGAGGTAACCCCCGAGGGAGACCTCTACATAAGCGTCACCATGCCGAGCCTTGAAATAGGGACGGTTGGCGGGGGGACGCGCGTTCCGACCCAGAGGGAGGCGCTGAGCATCATGGGTGTCGCCGGCGGAGGAGACCCACCAGGGACGAATGCCAAGAAGTTCGCCGAGATAATAGCCGGTGCGGTTCTCGCCGGAGAACTCTCCCTTCTGGCGGCAATAGCGGCGAAGCATCTCGCAAAGGCTCACGCCGAGCTAGGGCGCTGA